A genome region from Magnolia sinica isolate HGM2019 chromosome 8, MsV1, whole genome shotgun sequence includes the following:
- the LOC131253834 gene encoding uncharacterized protein LOC131253834, producing the protein MEAAKIAISYFYESHSLVSLSGRSGCHHSVMCRFLGQFDQSLPFRSTFLRSRSFQFLNSSFHTEKRARCASFDLFSEDEEDDDDLSREIIQELKKICESYEDEEQEVSFDYGNEEAEIGDVLDSGSFRNSTTSEMGNPTSPTIAPEPSDRRSISVSITPSVRTNYNDLPLSFCILKRTRQWQEGFAEAGESAYCSVNKAFASMVFIINELERYMLQMREILFYEDHQGILVRVQKEMHASFVWLFQQIFSRTPTLMIYVMILLANFTVYSMRNTAAIAAPGPPPATESPESLVENQQQPTSSSVNQHRQGEEGKQLDSVVEGDSRTKGEMLDHDTMKRFVYPRPPEDEPDGSSYFLTELLYRRAVSEEPDNALFLSNYAQFLYLVLHDHDTAEEYFKRAARADPPDPETLSRYGRFLWWVRNDIEGAEENFLGAADAAPTLPYHRATYANFLFLTGAEDTCEPPT; encoded by the exons ATGGAAGCAGCGAAGATTGCAATTTCCTACTTCTATGAATCTCATTCCCTCGTTTCTCTTTCAGGAAGAAGCGGCTGTCATCATAGCGTCATGTGTCGATTCCTTGGGCAATTCGATCAATCGTTGCCATTTAGATCGACGTTCTTGCGATCTCGATCCTTCCAGTTTCTAAATTCGAGTTTCCATACGGAAAAGCGAGCTCGCTGCGCTAGCTTCGATCTCTTCagcgaagatgaagaagatgatgatgatctctCCAGGGAAATAATTCAAGAACTGAAGAAGATATGTGAAAGTTATGAAGATGAAGAACAAGAAGTCTCCTTCGATTACGGCAACGAAGAGGCAGAGATCGGCGATGTTTTGGATTCCGGAAGTTTTCGAAATTCGACAACTTCTGAAATGGGGAACCCGACGTCACCCACGATTGCACCAGAACCATCAGATCGGCGCTCCATCAGCGTGAGCATCACTCCTAGTGTGAGGACGAACTACAACGATCTCCCACTGTCGTTCTGTATCTTGAAGCGGACTAGGCAATGGCAAGAAGGATTTGCAGAAGCAGGAGAATCTGCGTACTGCTCTGTGAATAAGGCCTTCGCTTCCATGGTTTTCATAATCAATGAGCTAGAGAGATATATGCTCCAAATGCGGGAAATCCTCTTCTACGAAGATCATCAAGGGATTTTGGTGAGAGTACAGAAAGAGATGCACGCTTCGTTCGTGTGGCTATTCCAGCAGATCTTCTCTCGCACACCCACTCTCATGATCTATGTCATGATCTTGTTAGCGAATTTCACCGTCTATTCCATGCGTAACACCGCTGCAATCGCTGCGCCGGGGCCACCGCCAGCAACGGAATCCCCCGAATCTCTGGTAGAGAATCAACAGCAACCGACATCTTCATCAGTGAATCAGCACCGTCAGGGTGAGGAGGGGAAGCAGTTGGATTCGGTGGTAGAGGGAGATTCTAGAACGAAGGGAGAGATGTTGGATCACGATACAATGAAGCGGTTCGTATATCCTAGACCGCCGGAAGATGAACCGGATGGTTCTTCGTATTTTTTGACAGAGCTGCTGTATCGGCGTGCCGTATCGGAGGAGCCCGATAACGCTCTTTTCCTTTCCAACTACGCGCAGTTCCTCTACCTCGTCCTCCACGACCATGACAC AGCGGAAGAGTACTTCAAGCGTGCGGCACGTGCTGACCCTCCAGATCCTGAGACACTGAGTAGATACGGACGATTCCTGTGGTGGGTTCGGAATGACATTGAAGGTGCAGAAGAGAACTTCCTAGGAGCAGCGGATGCGGCCCCCACCTTACCATACCATAGGGCGACGTATGCCAACTTCCTCTTCCTCACTGGTGCTGAGGACACCTGCGAACCTCCGACCTGA